In one Brienomyrus brachyistius isolate T26 chromosome 7, BBRACH_0.4, whole genome shotgun sequence genomic region, the following are encoded:
- the LOC125746798 gene encoding uncharacterized protein LOC125746798 isoform X4 — MAALVGRLSALRVMVLVSLLSQTAQFGFDEIEWDELRPDVALLHRLMGLPDRVVHQAPAHLKSSRMKRDVPTTSTAFFKDLWKCQNLTECVIQNEQNFRRFMKEIESSKIEDKLVLASQLSYTYQNKLILIMDQEMDILQRAQQEYSEDPHYSIKVDKTCIENYSCTPTAVSTTIVKIFGRTSDSGDTLSGYSGSALATQILRSKLVSAPVFSIDGNTSAVFQYNFMRIFKPNGITPVLEIANQNDHIYQVMDQSGKTTRLQVPKRPADHTTQYDWQNILIMEDDPTVRKMATFLYEKHPTVSSVYVLENQKPKLIKGDAVPLSQDSRLVLVGHGKRDGTEMKMGGYRSKEVAEIISHMNRDGDHIKTISMVACELGSDKVFISNLLKDLHARSIKTKLHLKRSLLQVGPSGKKITVEITPDGIVYRQKDHNMKVVAWLDKNEEVIIEVQSSERGEPIFPDEHNFLILGDEEHWPTHPRKFVQNDAREDHTTDLEALSWAFFHKKKNEDLINLLTHPTRRSEDKYLISAAKIKKDGKVFKQEDVREKDWLNSDKDINKVLDNCYEIKSSNDIMNIITHYTTFSKNDKTGSYLMLHDWIFQIAHGNIYVFPVGKRLSNNEKGVIKKENEIKNCIYEQSGKEQYKFMKSTITNFEDGKQLYAKYARETLQGTYIKGSNDHNMEAWFGTYFTASVISESSRNFRTFPAILMALDMSQNSDNNIREKGLKALFEEHPMAGGGTWISPEKRGFFGSSTVTGRYDKTSNLRKVTSAEENIYSSWSNNNEGEDKMIERLLQLVPLNDNGQSELVKQNFKDDFKKFKQEINQNQPHVLGGSDDGRVTSQDMQLASEVEHSLKLSSHYSRSSNLLSDRIESQWKGSFGETLGGLKVDSHSVRVEDGKFHCLLQYENYPRPLDYSVALPEEAQRHMETFQKNMRDVSEINSPDPTKIHKSPEHLERMGKIVGTVGLMLGMQGAVRAFETGDIKHGVMGTLQTTHGITQMALAALAKASVTSETKVMKVMKTLIKSRAGRFTMNVVMPLAGIGFGIYNVLEDLQRNDTLRNVDLGLDLLILDLDIIEYAQPELAPIIAPVNLALNIIRMGIDYIYISIQNELANLPQNAGTLLKIEAVFKGLIEGENYLTLDVLNFFYTIPYHEIEKGRRLVQNIADYHKYYSFHEVQGRKTIDFSSGNSSWNSGSITFCLAEEGSSEFCMENFVSSDEILGKKCWKIETKGTSDIVLGTGESHYLTYTEITLKMFLLIPVDQMSVVSGYKTLSDTRYGSYYGNDKENNFFAIQSSNDAYAMEVMLDYYYKLYGKKGGDSFYLGPQRSHVEGQGGRDIYIIPETGGNTHINNYAPDMATDLLILSVNYCDISVTKSGNDVILQYLTNHNVRILNWFLGEEYRHLNMMSADGVLFDIHPTVISSVKLIALGVNKMSKTQGQRVNALEPLLLSVTNIVGSPQNDWLIGNLQKNVIEGGGGTDHMKGGEGEDIYVVNENSVVYIENHSHDKETDMLITDTKLHDFRIKVQGNDLTLMAQNQKMLVTLVNWFRFDADRHLLVVAKDLVTFTISEDKAACRKSDLFESKCILSQVIDYSKSKISLEIDMQSDEALQSVTEVYGSDLDDTIKGNAKRNSIMPGQGNDFLQGLGEEDWYVVTPGHGLKTIDNYSPDTIVDTLFLRERYEFIFCICEEVHLSIYINYTKEVLLKGWFNSKQSQHLQIQSADGITFKLIDDLSQCGGRLMFPQSVDYRNRAIGQIMRMEDEEFATVVEMYGSSGLDFMVGNDNDNLLDPFTGGGQMMGKEGTDRYVVKPEYGMDLWIDNFALDEKVDTVLFKAEFLSGHFTVESEEHDILVSTTEKGQKMQVRLINYRNGRQNQHLSFQSHDGVSFRVRSPVRQNSEKAPTPWIEPYKVKLVEKQTDCRIDLSLHGSLSTVHTVQGCLNQSNHILGNRMDNALFGGMKDDALEGGPGHDTLIGGQGSDILMGNSGDDTLYGDEGNDTMLGGSGADVFVPGLGADLVDGGSGRDTVLYLGDHKKGEGVYVNLQTGECRQADAEGDVLKDIENVIGTIYSDVLISGSESTLLKGSDGDDILVSVNGDDYLVGGEGQDIYLLVSPNGLLTINNCADDNSTDILYLDFLSQDDAVGCSQTTSWLSLTFSGSDGSVVEVRLMEWHNSSDKCGHLTLILREGATSIDKLQICQHNDMFIYLVRAVAVATVAIAAVVHVIGILLSFLKCVRRNNEVIGQGRPVNNEGEAGLESSEDVSDP, encoded by the coding sequence aacttcagaagatttaTGAAAGAAATTGAGAGCAGCAAGATTGAAGATAAACTCGTTTTGGCATCACAGCTGTCTTACACTTACCAAAATAAGCTCATACTCATCATGGACCAGGAGATGGACATTCTTCAGAGGGCACAGCAGGAGTACAGTGAAGATCCTCATTATTCCATCAAGGTTGATAAAACATGTATAGAAAATTACTCCTGTACCCCAACTGCTGTCAGTACCACAATTGTTAAGATATTTGGCAGGACCTCTGACAGTGGAGACACCCTGTCTGGTTATtctggctcagctcttgcaaCTCAGATTTTGAGGTCGAAGCTGGTATCTGCACCAGTATTCTCCATTGATGGTAACACCAGTGCTGTGTTTCAGTACAACTTCATGAGGATTTTTAAGCCAAATGGTATTACTCCTGTCCTGGAGATAGCAAACCAAAATGATCATATTTACCAAGTTATGGATCAGAGTGGCAAAACTACTAGGTTACAAGTCCCAAAGAGACCTGCAGATCACACCACTCAGTATGACTGGCAGAACATCCTGATCATGGAGGATGATCCCACAGTTCGAAAGATGGCCACCTTTCTGTATGAAAAACACCCAACTGTGTCTTCTGTCTACGTTCTGGAGAATCAGAAACCCAAACTGATCAAAGGTGACGCTGTACCATTGTCTCAGGACAGCAGACTTGTGCTTGTTGGACATGGAAAAAGAGATGGTACAGAAATGAAGATGGGGGGATACAGGAGCAAGGAGGTGGCTGAGATCATCTCACACATGAACAGAGATGGAGACCACATCAAAACCATTAGTATGGTGGCCTGTGAGTTAGGGTCAGATAAGGTGTTCATTAGCAACTTGCTGAAGGACCTCCATGCCAGGTCCATCAAAACAAAATTACATCTGAAGAGATCTCTGTTGCAGGTTGGTCCCTCTGGGAAGAAGATAACAGTGGAAATAACCCCTGATGGAATAGTATATAGACAGAAAGATCACAACATGAAAGTAGTGGCTTGGCTTGACAAAAATGAAGAAGTAATTATAGAAGTTCAATCCAGTGAAAGAGGAGAACCAATTTTTCCAGATGAACATAACTTTTTAATTCTTGGTGATGAAGAACACTGGCCCACACATCCAAGAAAATTTGTTCAGAATGATGCACGAGAAGATCACACCACTGACCTTGAAGCTTTATCCTGGGCATTTTTCcataaaaaaaagaatgaagACTTAATCAATTTACTTACACATCCGACCCGTCGGTCAGaagataaatatttaataaGTGCTGCTAAAATAAAAAAGGATGGGAAGGTGTTCAAACAAGAGGACGTTCGAGAAAAGGATTGGCTTAATTCCGATAAAGATATCAATAAAGTTCTTGATAACTGCTATGAAATAAAGTCTAGTAACGACATCATGAATATTATTACCCACTATACGACCTTCAGTAAAAATGACAAGACAGGGTCATATCTGATGTTGCATGATTGGATTTTTCAGATTGCACATGGAAATATTTATGTTTTTCCTGTTGGGAAAAGACTTAGTAACAATGAGAaaggggttattaagaaagaaaatgaaattaaaaactGCATTTATGAACAATCTGGCAAAGAACAATACAAGTTCATGAAGAGTACAATTACAAATTTTGAAGATGGTAAACAATTATATGCAAAATATGCTAGAGAGACGCTTCAAGGTACCTACATTAAAGGTTCAAATGATCATAATATGGAGGCGTGGTTTGGCACATACTTCACAGCATCAGTTATATCTGAATCTTCTAGAAATTTTCGTACATTCCCTGCCATTCTGATGGCTCTGGACATGAGCCAAAACTCTGACAATAATATCAGAGAAAAGGGACTCAAAGCCCTGTTTGAAGAGCATCCAATGGCAGGAGGAGGGACTTGGATTTCACCAGAAAAAAGAGGGTTTTTTGGATCAAGCACAGTCACAGGAAGATATGACAAGACAAGTAATCTAAGGAAAGTGACAAGTGCTGAAGAAAACATTTATTCATCATGGTCTAACAACAATGAAGGAGAGGATAAAATGATAGAACGCCTGCTTCAGCTTGTACCTCTAAATGACAATGGACAAAGCGAGTTGGTTAAGCAAAATTTCAAGGatgattttaaaaaattcaaACAAGAAATTAACCAAAACCAACCACATGTTTTGGGAGGATCAGATGATGGACGTGTAACATCCCAGGATATGCAGTTAGCTTCTGAAGTAGAACATTCCCTTAAACTATCCTCACATTACTCCAGGTCATCTAATCTACTCAGTGACCGGATTGAGAGTCAGTGGAAAGGAAGTTTTGGTGAAACGTTGGGTGGACTTAAAGTGGATTCACACAGTGTTAGAGTAGAGGATGGAAAATTTCACTGTCTCCTACAATATGAGAATTATCCCAGACCACTTGACTATAGCGTGGCATTGCCTGAAGAGGCCCAGCGTCACATGGAGACATTTCAGAAAAACATGAGAGATGTTTCTGAAATTAACAGTCCTGATCCAACCAAAATCCACAAGAGTCCTGAGCACTTGGAGCGTATGGGGAAAATAGTGGGAACCGTAGGACTGATGTTGGGAATGCAGGGTGCTGTTCGCGCCTTTGAAACAGGAGACATCAAACATGGAGTTATGGGAACCTTGCAGACAACCCATGGAATCACACAAATGGCTTTGGCTGCACTAGCAAAGGCTTCGGTAACTTCAGAAACGAAAGTTATGAAAGTTATGAAAACTTTAATAAAGAGTCGAGCTGGAAGATTTACAATGAATGTTGTTATGCCACTTGCTGGAATTGGATTTGGCATTTACAATGTTTTAGAAGACCTTCAGAGAAACGATACTCTGCGAAATGTTGATTTAGGCTTAGATCTACTCATTTTAGACCTTGATATTATTGAATATGCCCAACCAGAACTGGCACCAATTATAGCTCCAGTAAACTTAGCGTTAAACATAATAAGAATGGGAATTGATTACATTTATATCAGTATCCAGAATGAATTAGCAAATCTACCACAGAACGCTGGAACGCTGCTCAAAATTGAAGCTGTTTTCAAAGGACTTATAGAGGGAGAAAATTATTTAACCCTTGATGTGCTAAACTTTTTTTACACAATCCCTTACCATGAGATTGAGAAAGGACGTAGGCTTGTTCAAAACATTGCAGACTACCATAAATATTATAGCTTTCATGAGGTACAGGGAAGAAAGACTATTGATTTTTCATCAGGTAACAGTTCTTGGAATAGTGGGAGCATCACATTCTGTCTTGCTGAGGAAGGATCTTCTGAATTCTGTATGGAAAACTTTGTATCCTCAGATGAAATTCTTGGGAAAAAATGCTGGAAAATTGAGACAAAAGGAACAAGTGATATAGTCCTCGGCACTGGAGAATCACATTATTTAACATACACTGAGATAACGCTGAAAATGTTTTTACTTATACCAGTTGACCAGATGAGTGTGGTGTCTGGTTATAAAACTTTGTCAGACACGCGGTATGGATCATATTACGGAAATGATAAAGAAAACAATTTTTTTGCCATTCAGTCAAGTAATGATGCTTATGCTATGGAGGTCATGTTGGATTATTACTACAAGCTTTATGGAAAGAAAGGGGGTGATTCGTTTTATTTAGGACCTCAGAGGAGCCATGTAGAGGGACAAGGGGGGAGAGACATTTACATTATTCCTGAGACTGGGGGAAACACTCATATAAACAATTATGCTCCAGATATGGCTACTGATTTACTCATTCTCAGTGTAAACTACTGTGACATATCAGTAACAAAATCAGGAAATGACGTTATTTTGCAATATTTAACAAATCACAATGTAAGAATACTAAACTGGTTTCTGGGAGAGGAGTACCGTCACCTAAACATGATGTCAGCTGATGGTGTCTTGTTCGACATCCACCCCACTGTCATTTCTTCCGTTAAGCTTATTGCTCTAGGCGtgaacaaaatgtccaaaactCAGGGTCAGAGAGTAAATGCATTGGAGCCTCTGCTACTCAGTGTGACCAACATCGTGGGCTCTCCTCAAAATGATTGGCTAATTGGAAACTTGCAGAAGAATGTGATTGAAGGTGGTGGTGGAACCGACCACATgaaaggaggagagggagaggacaTCTATGTGGTGAATGAAAACTCAGTGGTTTACATTGAGAATCATTCTCATGATAAAGAAACTGATATGTTGATTACAGACACAAAACTTCATGATTTTAGAATCAAAGTACAAGGAAATGATTTAACTCTTATGGCacaaaatcagaaaatgcttgtCACTCTGGTAAATTGGTTCCGTTTCGACGCAGACCGTCATCTTCTAGTGGTTGCGAAGGATTTGGTGACTTTCACCATCTCTGAGGACAAGGCTGCCTGCAGAAAGTCTGACCTTTTCGAAAGCAAGTGCATCTTGAGCCAAGTTATTGATTACAGTAAATCGAAAATTTCCCTTGAAATAGACATGCAAAGTGATGAGGCATTACAGAGTGTAACCGAGGTCTATGGTTCAGACTTAGATGATACCATCAAGGGCAATGCAAAACGCAACAGCATTATGCCTGGACAGGGAAACGATTTCCTTCAGGGATTAGGAGAGGAGGATTGGTATGTAGTGACTCCAGGCCATGGTTTGAAGACCATTGACAACTACTCCCCAGACACTATAGTAGATACACTGTTCTTAAGAGAAAGATATGAGTTCATCTTTTGCATATGTGAAGAAGTACACCTTtcaatatatataaattacaccAAAGAAGTCCTGTTGAAAGGCTGGTTCAATTCAAAACAGTCACAACACCTTCAAATCCAGTCTGCTGATGggataacatttaaactcatagACGATCTCAGCCAATGCGGAGGTCGACTTATGTTCCCACAATCTGTTGATTACAGGAATAGAGCAATAGGGCAGATCATGCGCATGGAGGACGAAGAGTTTGCCACAGTGGTGGAAATGTATGGGTCCTCTGGTCTTGACTTCATGGTTGGAAATGATAACGACAATTTGTTGGACCCCTTCACAGGAGGTGGGCAAATGATGGGAAAAGAGGGAACTGACCGCTACGTTGTGAAACCTGAATATGGGATGGATCTCTGGATTGATAACTTTGCATTGGATGAGAAGGTGGACACTGTGCTGTTCAAGGCAGAATTCCTCTCTGGCCACTTCACAGTTGAGTCTGAGGAACATGACATACTGGTAAGCACCACTGAAAAAGGGCAGAAAATGCAAGTTCGGCTAATCAATTACAGAAATGGACGTCAAAATCAACATCTAAGTTTCCAGAGTCACGATGGAGTATCTTTCAGGGTGAGGTCTCCAGTTAGAcagaacagtgaaaaagcaccgACTCCTTGGATCGAGCCGTACAAGGTGAAGCTGGTTGAAAAACAGACAGACTGCCGAATAGATCTGagcttgcatggcagcctctccACTGTTCACACAGTGCAGGGCTGTCTCAATCAGAGTAATCATATCCTGGGTAACAGGATGGACAACGCACTCTTTGGTGGCATGAAAGACGACGCCCTAGAGGGAGGTCCAGGACATGACACCTTGATTGGTGGACAGGGCAGTGACATCCTGATGGGGAACTCTGGGGATGACACTTTATATGGAGATGAGGGAAATGATACCATGCTGGGGGGCTCAGGAGCTGATGTCTTTGTCCCCGGGCTTGGAGCAGATTTGGTGGATGGGGGCTCGGGCAGAGACACTGTGTTGTACCTGGGAGATCACAAGAAAGGTGAAGGGGTTTATGTCAACCTGCAGACCGGTGAATGCCGACAGGCAGATGCTGAGGGAGACGTACTCAAGGACATTGAAAATGTGATTGGCACTATTTACTCAGATGTGCTTATTTCAGGCTCAGAGTCAACTCTGCTTAAAGGCTCAGATGGCGATGACATCCTGGTATCTGTCAATGGGGACGATTACTTGGTTGGAGGAGAGGGTCAAGACATCTACCTGTTAGTTTCTCCTAATGGCCTGCTGACTATTAACAACTGTGCCGATGATAATTCCACAGATATCttgtaccttgacttcctgTCTCAGGATGATGCAGTAGGCTGCTCACAGACAACTAGTTGGCTGTCTCTGACTTTCAGTGGGTCTGATGGTTCAGTGGTTGAGGTGAGACTGATGGAATGGCATAACAGCAGCGATAAATGCGGCCATTTGACACTAATCCTCAGGGAAGGAGCGACGTCTATTGATAAACTACAGATCTGCCAGCATAACGACATGTTCATTTACTTGGTAAGAGCAGTAGCAGTTGCCACAGTTGCTATAGCTGCAGTAGTTCATGTGATAGGAATACTTTTATCCTTCCTTAAGTGTGTCCGCAGAAATAACGAGGTGATCGGTCAAGGAAGGCCAGTTAATAATGAGGGAGAGGCCGGTCTAGAGAGTTCTGAGGATGTATCAGACCCTTAG